A single Blattabacterium sp. (Mastotermes darwiniensis) str. MADAR DNA region contains:
- the rpsU gene encoding 30S ribosomal protein S21 yields the protein MVLITIVREGESIDKALKKCKKKFDKTRILKEFREKQQYIKPSEGRRNEILKAIYRERMRLKKEE from the coding sequence ATGGTATTAATTACAATAGTAAGAGAAGGAGAATCTATTGATAAAGCCTTGAAAAAATGTAAAAAAAAGTTTGATAAAACTCGTATTTTGAAGGAATTCAGAGAAAAACAACAATATATAAAACCTTCTGAGGGAAGAAGGAATGAGATTTTAAAAGCTATATATAGAGAACGTATGAGATTAAAAAAAGAGGAATAG
- a CDS encoding shikimate dehydrogenase, with amino-acid sequence MKKNSKKNHIFGLIGKEIGYSFSKNYFMDKFKRESITQVSYEIFDIQKIEDVLWVFKNPYLKGCNITIPYKKSIIYFLTELTPEAKSIGSVNVVKINEDGHRIGYNTDIIGFELSFKKDINKLPKNPKALIFGTGGVSMSVSFILNKLGIYYKNVSRRKNKDFLGYEEIDRDLLEEYKILINCTPVGTYPRINLSIPLPYQYLSSNHYLYDLVYNPSKTLFLKKGEERGAMIRNGLEMFRIQAEESWKIWNY; translated from the coding sequence ATGAAGAAAAATAGTAAGAAAAATCATATTTTTGGATTGATTGGAAAAGAAATTGGTTATTCTTTTTCAAAGAACTATTTTATGGATAAATTCAAAAGAGAATCTATTACTCAAGTTTCTTATGAAATATTTGATATTCAGAAAATAGAAGATGTATTATGGGTTTTTAAAAATCCTTATTTAAAAGGATGCAATATTACTATTCCATATAAAAAAAGTATTATTTATTTTCTTACTGAATTAACTCCAGAAGCAAAATCTATTGGATCCGTAAATGTTGTAAAAATTAATGAGGATGGACATCGTATTGGTTACAATACAGATATTATAGGTTTTGAATTATCTTTTAAAAAGGATATAAATAAGTTACCTAAAAATCCAAAAGCATTGATTTTTGGGACTGGTGGAGTATCCATGTCTGTTTCTTTTATTCTAAATAAGTTAGGAATATACTATAAAAATGTCTCTAGAAGAAAGAATAAGGATTTTTTGGGATATGAAGAAATTGACAGAGATTTATTAGAAGAATATAAAATTCTTATTAATTGTACTCCTGTAGGTACTTATCCAAGAATAAACTTAAGTATTCCTTTGCCCTATCAATATCTTTCTTCTAATCATTATCTTTATGATTTGGTTTATAATCCATCTAAAACTTTATTTTTAAAAAAAGGAGAAGAAAGAGGGGCAATGATTAGAAATGGATTAGAAATGTTCCGAATTCAAGCAGAAGAATCTTGGAAAATATGGAATTATTAG
- the recG gene encoding ATP-dependent DNA helicase RecG produces MSIIEKPIEHLKGLSSKKARLLNIELNIHTYQDLLFFYPKKYAHIPILENVSKFKKKNYKKKIQVSGKITKIQEFNYKKRKILIAHLENKTGFIELIWFRKTNLFKRSIKKNIPLIVCGNIKYFQQKIQIIHPYIQKLSKKNISIIHPIYPISKKLKEKGINNSFIMNLLKNIIEESKEENIEEIFLQDVLMKQRLMKRKEALIQIHFPKSFNQLFQAQYRLKFEELFFFKLSFLYKKDGNTRSSLSSYPFSKLGKNFYKFYKYFLPFPLTEEQKKVLKEIRHDLKKPIQMNRLLQGDVGCGKTIIAVLSMLIALDNGFQSCLMVPTEVLAIQHYYYIQKMFSRIGIRIALLTGGTSIKIRKCIYNDIFTGKILILIGTHTLIQKTVQFKNLGLAIIDEQQRFGVEQRDIILENHKKKPHILIMTATPIPRTLSMTISRNLNISIIKKLPMDRKPIKTIHFLDRNRSQVFKLINNQIIKGRQIYIIYPTIDKCKKNEYQNLMTGYQIIKEKFKNFKDDIGILHGKMKYKEKNIQMDRFLHGKTKIMVSTTVIEVGVDVPNASVILIENADCFGLSQLHQLRGRVGRGPHQSYCILMTNNEISMESRFRIKVMCQTNDGLEIAKKDLQLRGSGDLIGTKQSGKSYLRIANIIKDYRLMKEVIPIAKNFFLSHKYIKKNFYNNYKYLWEKSN; encoded by the coding sequence ATGTCAATTATAGAAAAACCTATAGAACATTTAAAAGGATTAAGCTCAAAAAAAGCTCGTTTACTTAACATAGAATTGAATATTCATACATATCAAGATTTACTTTTTTTCTATCCAAAGAAATATGCCCATATCCCTATATTAGAGAATGTATCGAAATTTAAAAAAAAAAATTACAAAAAAAAAATACAAGTATCAGGAAAAATTACAAAAATTCAAGAATTTAACTATAAGAAAAGAAAAATATTGATAGCACATTTAGAAAATAAAACAGGATTTATTGAATTAATCTGGTTCAGAAAAACCAATCTTTTTAAAAGAAGTATCAAAAAAAATATCCCTCTAATAGTTTGTGGAAATATTAAATATTTTCAACAAAAAATTCAAATTATTCATCCATATATTCAAAAATTATCAAAAAAAAATATTTCCATAATACATCCTATATATCCTATATCGAAAAAACTCAAAGAAAAAGGAATCAACAATTCTTTTATAATGAATTTATTAAAAAATATAATAGAAGAATCAAAAGAAGAAAATATAGAAGAAATATTTTTACAGGATGTTCTTATGAAACAAAGATTAATGAAAAGAAAAGAAGCCTTAATTCAAATTCATTTTCCAAAATCTTTCAATCAACTATTTCAAGCACAATATCGTTTGAAATTTGAAGAATTGTTTTTTTTTAAATTATCTTTTTTATACAAAAAAGATGGGAATACAAGATCTTCTTTATCCAGTTATCCTTTTTCAAAATTAGGAAAAAACTTTTACAAATTTTACAAATATTTTTTACCCTTTCCTTTAACAGAAGAACAAAAAAAAGTTCTTAAAGAAATACGTCATGATTTAAAAAAACCTATTCAAATGAACCGATTGTTACAAGGAGATGTAGGATGTGGAAAAACTATAATAGCCGTATTATCTATGCTTATTGCTTTGGATAATGGATTTCAATCTTGTTTAATGGTTCCTACTGAAGTTTTAGCTATCCAACATTATTATTATATTCAGAAAATGTTTTCTAGAATTGGAATCCGAATAGCTTTATTAACGGGAGGGACTTCTATTAAAATACGAAAGTGTATATACAATGATATTTTTACAGGAAAAATTCTTATTCTTATAGGAACACATACTTTAATTCAAAAAACAGTTCAATTTAAGAATCTTGGATTAGCCATAATTGACGAACAACAACGTTTCGGCGTAGAACAAAGAGATATAATTTTGGAAAACCATAAAAAAAAACCTCATATATTAATAATGACTGCTACTCCTATTCCTAGAACCTTATCAATGACCATCTCTAGAAATTTAAATATTTCTATTATCAAAAAGCTGCCTATGGATAGGAAACCTATTAAAACTATCCATTTTTTGGATAGAAATAGATCTCAAGTTTTTAAACTTATAAATAATCAAATTATAAAAGGAAGACAAATATACATTATCTATCCTACTATAGACAAATGCAAAAAGAATGAATATCAAAATTTGATGACGGGTTATCAAATCATAAAAGAAAAATTCAAAAATTTTAAAGATGATATTGGAATTCTACATGGAAAAATGAAATACAAAGAAAAAAACATTCAAATGGATCGATTTTTACATGGAAAAACTAAAATAATGGTATCTACCACAGTTATAGAAGTGGGAGTAGATGTTCCTAATGCTTCAGTTATTTTAATAGAAAATGCAGATTGTTTTGGGTTATCTCAATTACATCAATTAAGAGGAAGGGTAGGACGTGGACCACATCAAAGTTATTGTATTCTTATGACTAATAATGAAATAAGTATGGAAAGTCGTTTTAGAATAAAAGTAATGTGCCAAACTAATGATGGATTAGAAATAGCTAAAAAAGATCTTCAATTACGTGGAAGCGGAGATTTAATAGGAACAAAACAAAGCGGAAAATCTTATTTACGCATTGCCAATATCATTAAAGACTATAGATTAATGAAAGAAGTAATTCCAATTGCTAAAAATTTTTTCTTATCCCATAAATATATCAAAAAAAATTTTTATAATAATTACAAATATTTATGGGAAAAAAGTAATTAA
- a CDS encoding 4Fe-4S binding protein, which produces MSIKITEECINCGACESECPNHAIYEGGKKWRMSDGTSLKKKKSEKIDFTIPQNPKKKDIYFIVSEKCTECVGFYEEPQCVIICPVSCCVLDEKSLESKEDLLKKKNFLHDSF; this is translated from the coding sequence ATGTCCATAAAAATTACAGAAGAATGTATTAATTGTGGAGCTTGTGAATCTGAATGTCCTAATCATGCGATTTACGAAGGAGGTAAAAAATGGAGAATGTCAGATGGAACATCTTTAAAAAAGAAAAAGTCAGAAAAGATAGATTTTACTATCCCTCAAAATCCGAAAAAAAAGGATATTTATTTTATAGTATCGGAAAAATGTACAGAATGTGTAGGTTTTTATGAGGAGCCTCAATGTGTAATAATTTGTCCAGTAAGTTGTTGTGTATTGGATGAAAAATCTTTAGAATCTAAAGAGGATCTTCTTAAAAAGAAAAATTTTTTGCATGATTCTTTTTAG
- a CDS encoding acyl-CoA reductase → MIQIFDKLGCFLREFKKFYVHEKYISSHFKKFFYPFQDLVRKIPTINSWFRIEDLLITIEQWGNVLEIGKIESWMNKYPFIKNKSIKTVLVIMPGNIPIAGFHDFLCVLLSGNRILIKLSKEDNLLLPFLCNIITYIDPSLKNKIKFTNNFFKEEYNCVIASGSNNTARYFEYYFRKYPILIRKRRTSIAILQGNESKEDLISLNKDILTYSGRGCRNVGKIFIPDNYSLHKILDYHLLKYYLYIMKNKKYIDNYNYYLSIYTMNRIISMKKNDLIIFIENKKYHSPISVVYYEFYKDLNDLKIYIQKNKEHLQCIVSKNVFQNEVDFGKTQKPQLSDYPNNIDTIKFIMN, encoded by the coding sequence ATGATTCAAATTTTTGATAAACTAGGTTGTTTCCTTCGAGAATTTAAGAAATTTTATGTACATGAAAAATATATTTCAAGTCATTTTAAAAAATTTTTTTATCCTTTTCAAGATCTTGTTCGTAAAATTCCAACTATAAATAGTTGGTTTAGGATAGAAGATTTATTAATAACCATTGAACAATGGGGAAATGTTCTTGAAATAGGAAAGATAGAATCTTGGATGAATAAATATCCTTTTATTAAAAATAAGTCAATAAAAACAGTTTTAGTTATTATGCCAGGAAATATACCAATAGCTGGATTTCATGATTTTTTATGTGTTCTTTTATCAGGAAATCGTATTTTAATAAAATTGTCTAAAGAAGACAATTTATTACTTCCATTTTTATGCAATATTATTACTTATATAGATCCTTCTTTAAAGAATAAAATAAAATTTACTAATAATTTTTTTAAAGAAGAATATAATTGTGTTATAGCAAGTGGAAGTAATAATACAGCTCGTTATTTCGAATATTATTTTAGAAAATATCCTATTCTTATTCGGAAAAGACGAACATCCATAGCCATCCTACAGGGAAATGAAAGTAAAGAAGATTTAATTTCTTTAAATAAAGATATATTAACTTATTCCGGAAGAGGATGTAGAAATGTTGGAAAAATATTTATCCCTGATAATTATAGCCTGCATAAAATTTTAGATTACCATCTATTAAAATATTATTTGTATATAATGAAAAATAAGAAGTATATAGATAATTACAATTACTATCTTTCTATTTATACTATGAATAGAATAATATCTATGAAAAAAAACGATTTAATTATTTTCATAGAAAATAAAAAATATCATAGTCCAATTTCTGTAGTTTACTACGAGTTTTATAAAGATTTAAACGATTTAAAAATTTATATTCAAAAAAATAAGGAACATTTACAATGTATTGTTTCAAAAAACGTTTTTCAAAATGAAGTCGATTTCGGAAAAACCCAAAAACCTCAATTAAGTGATTATCCCAATAATATCGACACAATCAAATTTATTATGAATTAA